One stretch of Ipomoea triloba cultivar NCNSP0323 chromosome 8, ASM357664v1 DNA includes these proteins:
- the LOC116027833 gene encoding zinc finger protein 5-like, with translation MGKDENFSSLIVPPPCKKLKLFGFDLTNNNPSSSSSDSSHHQEAYHHHESVNSSSSSSTLSSEKPAVSSKQKSAENSDDHKKFECQFCLKEFSNSQALGGHQNAHKKERMKRKRLQIQARKASSLSYYLQPHQKKNSNNNCSGGPFTYNIINYHPSASASSTWCFDPSQSYFTVYDEGTQINFRATQDHHHLLPQTRNTEKTVKNKEHSTTMMKKSLDLDLGLNLR, from the coding sequence ATGGGAAAAGATGAAAATTTTAGCAGTCTTATTGTTCCTCCTCCATGCAAGAAACTGAAGCTATTTGGGTTTGATCTCACCAATAATaacccatcatcatcatcatctgatTCATCTCATCATCAAGAAGCCTATCATCATCATGAGAGTGTgaattcatcttcatcttcatccacTCTTTCATCAGAAAAGCCTGCAGTTTCCAGCAAGCAAAAATCAGCAGAAAACAGTGATGATCACAAGAAATTTGAGTGCCAATTCTGCCTAAAAGAGTTCTCGAATTCGCAGGCGTTGGGAGGCCATCAAAATGCCCACAAGAAGGAGAGGATGAAGAGGAAGAGGCTGCAGATTCAAGCAAGAAAAGCTTCAAGTCTCAGCTACTATCTTCAGCCTCATCAGAAGaagaatagtaataataattgcaGTGGTGGTCCTTTtacttataatattattaattaccaCCCCTCTGCTTCTGCTTCTTCTACCTGGTGTTTTGATCCTTCTCAGAGTTATTTCACAGTTTATGATGAAGGGACTCAGATCAACTTCAGGGCTACTCAAGATCATCATCATCTGCTTCCTCAGACAAGAAACACGGAGAAAACGGTAAAGAACAAGGAGCATAGTACTACGATGATGAAGAAATCTTTAGATCTTGACTTAGGTTTGAATTTAcgttaa